From a single Miscanthus floridulus cultivar M001 chromosome 8, ASM1932011v1, whole genome shotgun sequence genomic region:
- the LOC136469108 gene encoding uncharacterized protein produces MTDGLKMGDSSGAAMAVQPRPEVVVRMVREVSGTSWPTLTRTNYGEWAVTIKIKLRARRLWNAVDKGTDNEEDYMSALDAILAAMSTEYREPLGAKSYAKEAWKAIAAMRTLINKLRSHVVTIDEEEAASKYLHSMTMKYIQIVLSIETMLDLSTLTIEDVTGRMRVMDEHMELATVTMDSGKLLLIEEEWVARRKKSGKASSSHGGDGKHRGKASSEEKKKVDPNACRRYRKTVHWVKECPNHKQEKKAEAHLA; encoded by the exons atgacggacggtttgaaaatgggcgacagcagcggcgctgctatGGCTGtccagccacgaccggaggtcgtcgtgcgcatggtgcgggaggtcagtggcaccagttggccgacgctgactcgcaccaactatggtgaATGGGCGGTAACCATAAagatcaagctcagagcccgacggctttggaatgctgttgacaaaggcaccgacaacgaagaagactaCATGTCTGCGTTGGACGCTATCCTCGCTGCTATGTcaacggagtacagggagccgttgggggcgaagagctatgctaaggaggcgtggaaggccattgcggcgatgcgc acgctcatcaacaagctgaggagccacgtcgtcaccatcgatgaagaagaggcggcCTCCAAATACCTCCACTCCATGAcgatgaagtacatccagatcgttctttccatagagacgatgctagacttgtccaccctcaccattgaggatgtgacaggccgtatGCGGGTGATGGACGAGCACATGGAGCTAGCCACAGTAACGATGGACAGTGGCAAGCTGTtgctgatagaggaggagtgggtTGCCCGAAGGAAGAAGTCCGGaaaagcctcctccagccacggtggcgatggcaagcaccgtggtaaggcttcttcggaggaaaagaagaaggtcgaccccaatgcctgTCGGCGCTACAGGAAGACGGTCCATTGggtaaaggagtgcccaaatcacaagcaggagaagaaggctgaggctcatctggcgtag